One part of the Natrinema salinisoli genome encodes these proteins:
- a CDS encoding branched-chain amino acid ABC transporter permease, whose translation MSQDTKTGVMIGIKQQFGNLSSAAGALLLVGAFVFPYLPGTGQYQVFLLGQILAFAIAALAYNVLLGYTGLLSFGHAAFFGGSAYAVGLVMQYYGVSELLLLIPLGVLVAGTIAAVIGFISVRHTEVYYALLMLALAHLIYILTVKLYTVTGGTDGVAIMTPTVGGVNYLTAWGYEGYLMGILYYVILIGFVVTMVLLWTFMHSPFGLTLKTIRDDPDRARAIGIPVRRYRWYASIMSGLFTGLGGAMYAFLNGHVTPGTVLHWSRSGELAFMTVLGGTGWFFGPITGAGAFILIRSQAQQLTEYWHFVMGFVLFLVIVFEPEGISGIGARIRRRIRRWRGGGGER comes from the coding sequence ATGAGTCAGGATACGAAAACCGGCGTCATGATTGGCATCAAGCAGCAATTTGGGAACCTCTCGAGCGCCGCTGGTGCCCTGCTCCTCGTCGGCGCTTTTGTCTTTCCATATCTTCCCGGAACGGGACAGTACCAGGTGTTCCTCTTGGGGCAGATACTCGCGTTCGCCATCGCGGCGCTCGCGTATAACGTGCTCCTCGGCTACACTGGTCTGCTCTCGTTCGGCCACGCGGCGTTCTTCGGTGGATCGGCGTATGCGGTCGGGCTCGTGATGCAGTACTACGGGGTATCCGAGCTATTGCTGTTAATTCCGCTCGGCGTCCTCGTCGCGGGTACCATTGCAGCCGTGATCGGATTCATCTCGGTTCGCCACACCGAGGTGTACTACGCGCTGTTGATGCTTGCACTCGCTCACCTGATCTACATACTGACGGTGAAGCTGTACACTGTCACCGGCGGTACCGACGGCGTCGCGATCATGACGCCGACCGTCGGAGGAGTCAACTACCTCACCGCATGGGGGTACGAAGGCTACTTGATGGGGATTCTCTACTATGTCATCCTGATAGGGTTCGTGGTGACAATGGTCTTGCTGTGGACGTTCATGCACTCGCCGTTCGGGCTCACGCTCAAGACCATCCGAGACGATCCCGACCGAGCGCGAGCGATCGGCATTCCGGTTCGACGCTACCGGTGGTACGCCAGCATCATGTCCGGTCTCTTTACCGGCCTCGGTGGCGCGATGTACGCGTTCCTCAACGGCCACGTCACGCCGGGTACAGTGCTCCATTGGTCGCGCTCCGGCGAACTGGCGTTCATGACCGTCCTCGGCGGCACGGGATGGTTCTTCGGCCCGATCACCGGCGCAGGAGCGTTCATCCTCATCCGTAGTCAGGCTCAGCAGCTGACCGAATACTGGCACTTCGTGATGGGGTTCGTCTTGTTCCTCGTGATCGTGTTCGAGCCCGAAGGAATCTCGGGTATCGGTGCGAGAATCCGTCGGCGGATTCGCCGCTGGCGAGGCGGCGGAGGTGAGAGGTAA
- a CDS encoding branched-chain amino acid ABC transporter permease: protein MVQQLLSEQLVIILNGLSGAATLFLLGTGLSLIYGMLNFMNLAHAAFLPLGAYLAASLIQRTVGAVGGSLGFIGLFVVFLVLLLVVVPAIVSLVGLAMERTAFKPLYGLEDDYQLLATFGIILMMEDAMKFIWGGQPVSATAPSNLLGSFTLPSGTYPWWAVLTILVTASVAGTLYYFFEKTRLGKITLAMAEDEEAVSFTGIDTRSIHLKVFVIGISLAALGGALYLPTASMTTGLALEFVILAFAVLVIGGLGSLKGAIAASLIIGMVQAYGSYYVPVLELALVFLLMAVIMLIKPTGLFGEIEA, encoded by the coding sequence ATGGTTCAACAACTCCTCAGCGAACAACTGGTAATCATCCTCAATGGGTTGTCCGGAGCGGCGACGCTGTTCCTACTGGGCACCGGCCTCTCCCTGATCTACGGGATGCTCAATTTCATGAACCTCGCCCACGCTGCGTTCCTGCCGCTCGGGGCGTATCTGGCTGCGAGCCTCATCCAGAGGACCGTCGGAGCGGTCGGCGGATCCCTTGGATTCATCGGCCTGTTCGTAGTCTTTCTCGTCTTGCTCCTCGTCGTCGTTCCGGCCATCGTCTCCTTAGTTGGACTCGCGATGGAGCGGACCGCATTCAAGCCGCTGTACGGGCTCGAGGACGACTACCAGTTGTTGGCGACGTTCGGAATCATCCTGATGATGGAGGACGCGATGAAGTTCATCTGGGGCGGACAGCCGGTGAGTGCAACGGCACCGTCGAATCTGCTCGGGTCGTTTACCTTACCTAGCGGAACGTACCCGTGGTGGGCTGTATTGACGATCCTCGTAACTGCCTCCGTCGCCGGCACGCTCTACTACTTCTTCGAGAAAACCCGTCTCGGGAAGATCACGCTCGCGATGGCCGAGGATGAGGAAGCCGTGAGCTTCACCGGAATCGATACGCGGTCGATTCACCTCAAAGTGTTCGTTATCGGCATTTCGTTGGCGGCACTCGGTGGTGCGCTCTACCTGCCGACTGCCTCCATGACGACCGGGCTAGCACTCGAGTTCGTCATTCTCGCCTTCGCGGTGCTGGTCATCGGCGGTCTCGGGAGCCTCAAGGGGGCCATCGCGGCGTCACTGATTATCGGGATGGTCCAGGCCTACGGGTCGTACTACGTTCCGGTGCTTGAGCTCGCTCTCGTCTTCCTGCTGATGGCCGTGATAATGTTGATCAAACCAACCGGACTATTCGGAGAGATCGAAGCATGA
- a CDS encoding ABC transporter substrate-binding protein — protein MVSPFDPDGEIVKRGIPNVKEKIGRRRFMKGAGTATAAASMGLAGCSNPADQGTDNSGGGAIPDEPLRMACIGFTSGAASVFGTPMMQSARMVVDNINENGGILGEREIEMEEFDENVDEIVQQYRRLATEEDFDVIMGYISSANVLSVAPIAEELEQPTVVWDTGTTDLFDDAVTDPQYVFRTCASSSTDAVGAARLLQNALPDVETVAGVNQDYAFGRNNWDLFERAIESLGVDVELVDSRFTPFPNDDYSSTISALNSTDPDFIYSSHWGGDAVNFITQANNQGLFDDTIPCFTAGSHVIGNIPDEIPEGIIFGARGPHFPFGDQQWNPLHEEFVQNYQDEYDEPPYAHGAFHAWQAIWAYVYSIERAYNLSGEYPTKDQWVTSMEGIGFNSPSGFVNMPQGSHNVVEPSFYGFSDPQDDRVALTDTVWITPEYVNPPASITTGEWIDNL, from the coding sequence ATGGTATCGCCGTTCGATCCTGATGGTGAAATCGTAAAGCGCGGAATCCCGAATGTGAAAGAAAAGATAGGAAGGAGGCGGTTCATGAAGGGAGCTGGAACGGCAACCGCCGCCGCATCGATGGGCCTCGCTGGCTGTAGCAACCCTGCGGATCAGGGGACGGACAACTCGGGTGGTGGCGCGATTCCCGATGAACCGCTTCGAATGGCCTGTATCGGGTTTACGTCCGGTGCGGCGTCCGTCTTCGGCACTCCGATGATGCAGTCCGCCAGAATGGTTGTCGATAACATTAACGAGAACGGCGGCATTCTGGGCGAGCGCGAGATCGAGATGGAGGAGTTCGATGAGAACGTCGACGAGATCGTTCAGCAATACCGACGACTGGCGACTGAAGAGGATTTCGACGTGATCATGGGCTACATCTCGAGCGCGAACGTTCTGTCAGTCGCCCCCATCGCGGAGGAACTCGAACAGCCGACAGTGGTCTGGGACACGGGGACGACGGATCTGTTTGACGATGCGGTTACGGATCCACAGTATGTCTTCCGGACGTGCGCGAGTAGTTCGACAGACGCCGTCGGTGCGGCGCGTCTCCTGCAGAACGCGCTCCCCGACGTGGAAACCGTTGCGGGCGTCAATCAGGACTATGCCTTCGGTCGGAACAACTGGGACCTGTTCGAACGGGCCATCGAAAGTCTCGGTGTCGACGTCGAGCTCGTCGATTCGCGGTTCACCCCGTTCCCGAACGACGATTACAGTTCGACCATCAGTGCACTGAACAGCACCGACCCCGATTTCATCTACTCCAGTCACTGGGGTGGCGACGCAGTGAATTTCATCACGCAGGCGAACAACCAGGGGCTGTTCGACGACACAATCCCCTGTTTCACTGCGGGTAGTCACGTGATCGGAAATATCCCGGACGAGATTCCGGAGGGGATAATCTTCGGCGCTCGCGGCCCACACTTCCCGTTCGGTGACCAGCAGTGGAACCCGCTCCACGAGGAGTTCGTCCAAAACTACCAGGACGAGTACGACGAACCGCCCTACGCCCACGGGGCCTTCCACGCGTGGCAGGCGATCTGGGCCTACGTCTACTCGATCGAGCGGGCGTACAACCTGAGCGGAGAGTACCCCACCAAAGACCAGTGGGTGACGTCGATGGAGGGGATCGGCTTTAACTCCCCGAGCGGGTTCGTCAATATGCCCCAAGGGAGCCATAACGTCGTTGAACCCTCCTTCTACGGGTTCTCGGATCCCCAAGACGACCGAGTCGCCCTCACGGATACCGTCTGGATTACCCCCGAATACGTCAACCCGCCGGCATCGATAACCACGGGCGAGTGGATCGACAACCTGTAA
- a CDS encoding acyl-CoA synthetase, giving the protein MTVMDELEAYHFYDEEWDDYDSLREAFEWEIPETFNMAAYVCDRWTDEKERVAIFADDGEGDRETYTYRRLRNDANTVANALRERGVDRGDRVAINLRQRPETIVAHVACWKLGAVSVPLSTLFGTEAVSYRLNDADAVACFVGESNVDTVRDIAGDSPSLENVITVGDIAPEGDELAYRELVDSHSQEFETVETAAEDDAIIIYTSGTTGDPKGVRHAHRVLLGNLPLVVTGFCNMELRESDVFWTPSEWAWVATLFDVVFPALFYGKPVVAHTADESFDPETAMEIIERHGVSVFFGPATALRMMEQLDNPDQWDVSSMRCLPSGGESLGQSIVEWARDVFDGAAVHEAYGQTEANMLAGDCTALTEFRDGKIGRAAPGHEIAIVDPDTAEETVETGEVGEIAVRYEGNPVCFKEYWNKPEKTDRKVRNGWLLTEDLGRMDEDGYLEFISRKDSVIISAGYRIGPVEIEEALANSDAVADAGVIGVPDDERGEVPKAFVVLANGYDASADLKEQLRQDIRDRLAKYEYPQHIEFIDELPKTSSGKIRRSSLEERDGYS; this is encoded by the coding sequence ATGACAGTCATGGACGAACTCGAGGCGTACCACTTCTACGACGAAGAATGGGACGATTACGATAGCCTCCGCGAGGCGTTCGAGTGGGAGATTCCGGAGACATTCAACATGGCGGCGTACGTCTGTGATCGGTGGACGGACGAGAAGGAGCGCGTTGCGATATTCGCTGACGACGGCGAGGGCGACCGGGAGACGTACACGTATCGGCGTCTCCGGAACGACGCCAACACGGTGGCGAACGCCTTGCGCGAGCGCGGCGTCGACCGTGGCGACCGGGTCGCAATTAATCTCCGACAGCGGCCGGAGACGATCGTCGCCCACGTCGCCTGCTGGAAACTCGGTGCGGTCTCGGTCCCATTGAGCACCCTGTTCGGAACGGAGGCCGTCTCGTACCGACTGAACGACGCCGATGCGGTCGCCTGTTTCGTCGGCGAATCGAACGTGGACACTGTTCGAGACATTGCAGGCGATTCCCCGTCGCTCGAAAACGTGATTACAGTCGGCGACATCGCCCCTGAGGGGGACGAACTCGCTTACCGGGAGCTGGTCGATTCGCATTCGCAGGAGTTCGAGACGGTCGAGACAGCCGCCGAGGACGACGCGATCATCATCTACACGTCGGGAACGACCGGCGATCCGAAAGGAGTCCGGCACGCACACCGGGTTCTCCTCGGAAACCTTCCGCTGGTCGTCACCGGCTTCTGTAACATGGAACTGCGGGAGAGCGACGTGTTCTGGACGCCGTCGGAGTGGGCCTGGGTCGCGACGCTGTTCGACGTGGTCTTCCCGGCCCTGTTCTACGGGAAGCCGGTGGTCGCCCACACCGCCGACGAGTCGTTCGATCCCGAGACCGCCATGGAGATCATCGAACGTCACGGCGTCTCGGTTTTCTTCGGCCCTGCGACGGCACTCCGGATGATGGAACAACTGGACAACCCTGACCAGTGGGACGTATCCAGCATGCGGTGTCTCCCGAGCGGCGGCGAGTCCCTCGGACAGTCGATCGTCGAGTGGGCTCGAGACGTCTTCGACGGTGCGGCCGTTCACGAAGCATACGGGCAGACCGAGGCGAATATGCTCGCCGGGGACTGTACGGCGCTAACCGAGTTTCGCGACGGCAAGATCGGCCGCGCCGCACCGGGCCACGAGATCGCAATCGTCGATCCGGACACCGCCGAGGAGACGGTCGAAACCGGTGAGGTCGGTGAGATCGCTGTCCGGTACGAGGGCAACCCGGTCTGCTTCAAAGAATACTGGAACAAGCCCGAGAAGACCGATCGCAAGGTCCGGAACGGCTGGCTGCTCACCGAAGATCTCGGACGAATGGACGAGGACGGCTATCTGGAGTTCATCTCACGGAAGGACAGCGTCATTATCAGCGCGGGATACCGCATCGGGCCCGTCGAAATCGAGGAGGCGTTAGCGAACAGCGACGCCGTCGCGGACGCCGGTGTCATCGGTGTTCCCGACGATGAACGCGGCGAAGTACCGAAAGCGTTCGTCGTACTCGCGAACGGATACGACGCTTCCGCCGATCTCAAGGAACAGCTCCGACAGGACATCCGCGACCGTCTCGCGAAATATGAGTACCCCCAGCACATCGAGTTCATCGACGAGCTCCCGAAAACCTCGTCCGGAAAGATCCGTCGCAGCTCGCTCGAGGAGCGCGATGGGTACTCGTGA
- a CDS encoding MFS transporter, with product MSDHQSRAGVFAATFLVSVGANAYMIAPASIVPLLEAAFRIDKASAGLAISAAVLGSVLIQLPFGYLMDHYDNRRLMTLGTVVFTPVAIAGSFAATYPLFLVTRVIAGVAGGALFVLSTNVVAQVFRGPRQGFVTTVFIASAPLGFAISQFGGPILASRFGWAAVFVAYPLLSAFGYLVFRLSRPAAIRGEDQITLREFGGALRNRSVLLVSLSGFCSYLLYIFMNSWMPTYATERLPLSLGEAGAITALLPAVGMVARPIGGWVSDYVGYRRRLIVILSLGFALPAFFVVSRTISTVLFSAVMLGVGFSLQFGMGVYYVYTRELATAGTGGTSLAVFTSIAFSGTLVSPTLGGWLIGAFSWETTFLLYALIGIAGISVLFLTSDSSPESTG from the coding sequence ATGAGCGACCATCAGTCCCGAGCCGGCGTCTTCGCGGCGACCTTTCTCGTCTCGGTCGGCGCGAACGCGTACATGATCGCTCCGGCGAGCATCGTGCCGCTGCTCGAGGCAGCGTTTCGGATCGACAAGGCCAGTGCCGGGTTGGCGATCAGCGCGGCCGTCCTCGGCTCCGTTCTCATCCAGCTCCCCTTCGGCTACCTGATGGACCACTACGACAACCGGCGGCTGATGACGCTCGGTACGGTCGTCTTCACACCGGTCGCGATTGCAGGTTCGTTCGCAGCCACCTACCCGCTCTTCCTCGTGACTCGAGTCATTGCAGGAGTCGCTGGTGGTGCACTGTTCGTCCTCAGCACAAACGTCGTCGCCCAGGTCTTCCGCGGTCCCCGACAGGGATTCGTGACGACGGTGTTCATCGCGAGCGCGCCGCTGGGGTTCGCGATCAGTCAGTTCGGCGGCCCGATCCTCGCATCACGGTTCGGCTGGGCGGCCGTCTTCGTCGCCTATCCGCTTCTGTCGGCGTTCGGCTATCTCGTCTTTCGCCTCTCGAGACCGGCGGCGATCCGCGGTGAGGACCAGATCACGCTTCGGGAATTCGGGGGCGCATTGCGGAACCGGTCGGTACTTCTCGTCTCCCTCTCCGGGTTCTGTTCGTATCTGCTCTATATCTTCATGAACTCGTGGATGCCGACCTACGCGACGGAGCGATTACCACTGTCGCTCGGAGAAGCGGGCGCGATAACGGCGTTGCTGCCCGCTGTCGGCATGGTCGCTCGCCCCATCGGAGGGTGGGTTTCGGACTACGTCGGCTACCGTCGCCGGCTGATCGTCATCCTCTCGCTCGGATTTGCACTGCCAGCGTTCTTCGTCGTCTCGCGAACCATTTCGACGGTCCTCTTTTCGGCCGTCATGCTCGGCGTCGGCTTTTCGCTTCAGTTCGGAATGGGTGTCTACTACGTTTACACGCGGGAACTTGCGACGGCCGGGACCGGTGGGACGAGCCTCGCAGTATTCACGTCGATCGCGTTCAGCGGAACGCTCGTCTCACCGACTCTGGGTGGCTGGCTGATCGGTGCATTTTCCTGGGAGACGACGTTTCTCCTGTACGCGCTGATCGGAATCGCCGGTATCAGTGTCCTGTTTCTGACAAGCGACTCGAGTCCAGAATCGACTGGGTGA
- a CDS encoding acyl-CoA mutase large subunit family protein has product MFERSELEAIRERRDDWEKETLEPSLERGERKERFATVSNHEVDRLYTPNDIADLDFEEDLGFPGEPPYTRGPYPTMYRGRTWTMRQFAGFGTAEETNERFHYLIDEGQTGLSTAFDMPSLMGIDSDHPMSEGEVGKEGVAVDTLADMEVLFDGIDISEVSTSFTINPSAPVIYAMYVALADQQGIPREEINGTLQNDMLKEFIAQKEWVIPPEPALEVVTDTIEFAVEETPKFHPVSVSGYHIREAGSTAAQEAAFTLADGFAYVEDCLERGLDIDEFAPLLSFFFNSHNSIFEEVAKFRASRRLYARVMEDWYGAERPESKRLKFHTQTAGQSLTAQQPLNNIVRVTVQALAGVLGGTQSLHTNSFDEALALPSENAVRVALRTQQIIAEESGAADIVDPMGGSFAIETLTNEMESEIMEYLEEIREMGDGSVRDGVLNGIDQGYFHREIHEASYEYQQRVERGEEVVVGVNKFTIEEDTSPETLRVDETTRERQLERLERVKDERDDDAVDATLDALSDAISDNKNVMPYVIDAVKAYATMGEIMQVFEEHHGSYQEEIAPV; this is encoded by the coding sequence ATGTTTGAGAGAAGTGAGCTCGAGGCGATCCGCGAGCGACGCGACGACTGGGAGAAAGAAACACTTGAGCCGTCGCTGGAGCGTGGAGAACGAAAGGAAAGGTTCGCAACGGTTTCGAATCACGAAGTCGATCGGCTCTACACACCGAACGATATCGCCGACCTCGATTTCGAAGAGGACCTCGGATTCCCCGGTGAACCGCCGTATACTCGCGGACCGTATCCGACGATGTACCGCGGGCGAACGTGGACGATGCGGCAGTTTGCAGGGTTTGGAACCGCCGAAGAGACGAATGAACGATTTCACTATCTCATCGACGAAGGTCAGACAGGGTTGTCGACGGCATTCGACATGCCCTCGCTAATGGGGATCGATTCTGACCATCCGATGAGCGAGGGTGAGGTCGGAAAAGAGGGCGTCGCCGTCGACACGCTCGCGGACATGGAAGTCCTCTTCGACGGGATCGATATCAGCGAAGTGTCGACGTCGTTCACGATCAACCCCTCTGCGCCAGTAATCTACGCGATGTACGTCGCACTGGCGGACCAGCAAGGGATTCCGCGCGAAGAGATCAACGGAACCCTGCAGAACGATATGCTGAAGGAGTTCATCGCCCAGAAGGAGTGGGTGATCCCACCCGAACCGGCGCTCGAGGTCGTCACCGATACGATCGAGTTCGCCGTCGAGGAGACGCCGAAGTTCCATCCGGTCTCGGTATCCGGCTACCACATTCGCGAAGCCGGTTCCACGGCTGCTCAGGAAGCGGCGTTTACGCTCGCTGACGGCTTCGCCTACGTCGAAGATTGTCTCGAGCGCGGACTCGATATCGACGAGTTCGCACCGTTGCTCTCGTTCTTTTTCAACTCCCACAATTCGATTTTCGAAGAGGTCGCGAAGTTTCGGGCCTCGCGCCGCCTGTACGCCCGCGTAATGGAAGACTGGTACGGGGCCGAGCGACCCGAGTCGAAACGGTTGAAGTTCCATACGCAAACTGCGGGGCAGTCGCTGACCGCACAACAGCCACTCAATAATATCGTTCGTGTCACCGTTCAGGCGCTCGCGGGCGTTCTCGGCGGAACGCAGTCGCTACACACCAACAGCTTCGACGAGGCGCTCGCACTGCCCAGCGAGAACGCGGTCCGGGTCGCGCTGCGGACCCAGCAGATCATCGCCGAAGAATCGGGCGCAGCCGATATCGTCGACCCGATGGGCGGCAGTTTCGCCATCGAGACGCTCACGAACGAGATGGAATCGGAGATCATGGAGTACCTCGAGGAAATCAGAGAGATGGGCGACGGCTCGGTTCGGGACGGCGTTCTCAACGGTATCGATCAGGGCTACTTCCATCGGGAGATCCACGAGGCGAGCTACGAATACCAGCAGCGGGTCGAACGCGGGGAGGAAGTCGTCGTCGGTGTCAACAAGTTCACTATCGAGGAAGACACGTCTCCGGAAACGCTTCGGGTTGACGAGACGACTCGCGAACGTCAGCTCGAGCGCCTCGAGCGGGTCAAAGACGAACGCGACGACGACGCAGTCGACGCGACGCTCGACGCTCTCTCGGACGCCATCTCGGACAACAAGAACGTCATGCCGTACGTCATCGACGCGGTAAAAGCCTACGCGACGATGGGCGAGATCATGCAGGTCTTCGAGGAGCACCACGGCAGTTACCAAGAAGAAATCGCACCAGTCTGA
- a CDS encoding alpha/beta hydrolase yields the protein MPDILTHVLVGYSLGTLLVLRDAQLRPAHVTLVMIGALSPDFVKIKLLVPDAIVQTLLGVPFAWTPLHRLGGSILVVSFGALLVAPGYRRQVIALLALGAASHHALDLLLITPTGYSYAVGWPLSTYHFPSPDLYLSSDRWPALVAGTVAAVIWVGRRRWSQSVGD from the coding sequence ATGCCGGATATCCTCACCCACGTCTTGGTGGGCTACAGCCTCGGGACGCTGCTCGTGCTCCGCGACGCACAGCTGCGACCGGCGCACGTCACCCTCGTGATGATCGGCGCACTGTCCCCGGATTTCGTCAAAATAAAGCTCCTGGTGCCGGACGCGATCGTGCAGACACTGCTCGGGGTGCCGTTCGCCTGGACCCCACTGCACAGGCTCGGCGGCTCTATCCTTGTCGTCTCCTTCGGTGCCTTGCTCGTGGCCCCCGGATACCGTCGCCAGGTGATTGCGTTGCTCGCGCTCGGGGCGGCGTCGCACCACGCTCTCGATCTCCTGTTGATAACTCCGACAGGCTACTCGTACGCCGTGGGCTGGCCGCTCTCGACGTACCACTTCCCCTCGCCGGATCTCTATCTCAGCAGCGATCGCTGGCCAGCGCTCGTCGCCGGGACGGTCGCGGCAGTCATCTGGGTCGGACGCCGCCGCTGGTCCCAGTCAGTTGGGGACTGA
- a CDS encoding transcription initiation factor IIB gives MERPTRQRERDPDTGQQVEETNSEKTCDECGSDALVKSDDQGELVCEDCGLIIEATNIDRGPEWRAFNHSERNNKSRVGAPTTQTMHDKGLTTQIDWKDQDAYGRSLSSKKRNQMNRLRKWQERIRTKDAGERNLQFALSEIDRMASAMGVPRSVREVASVIYRRALDEDLIRGRSIEGVSTSCLYAACRQEGIPRSLEEIADVSRVERKEIGRTYRYIAQELSLEMKPVDPKEFVPRFCSELDSSEEVQAKANEIIDTTAAQGMLSGKSPTGFAAAAIYAASLLCNDKRTQKEVAAVAQVTEVTIRNRYQEQIKAMGLS, from the coding sequence ATGGAGCGCCCGACTCGTCAGCGTGAGCGTGACCCAGATACGGGTCAACAAGTCGAGGAAACTAACAGTGAGAAAACGTGCGACGAATGCGGCTCGGACGCTCTCGTCAAAAGCGATGATCAGGGAGAACTCGTCTGTGAGGACTGTGGTTTGATCATCGAAGCGACGAACATCGACCGGGGACCGGAATGGCGAGCGTTCAATCACTCCGAACGGAACAACAAATCCCGTGTCGGGGCACCCACCACGCAGACGATGCACGACAAGGGGCTCACGACACAGATCGACTGGAAAGACCAGGACGCCTACGGTCGGTCACTATCCTCGAAAAAGCGTAATCAGATGAACCGCCTCCGCAAGTGGCAAGAACGCATCCGAACGAAAGACGCCGGCGAGCGTAACCTGCAGTTCGCGCTCAGCGAGATCGATCGGATGGCCTCTGCAATGGGCGTCCCACGCTCGGTTCGCGAGGTCGCCAGCGTTATTTATCGACGGGCATTGGACGAGGACCTCATCCGCGGCCGCTCGATCGAAGGCGTCTCGACGAGCTGTCTCTACGCGGCGTGTCGTCAAGAGGGGATCCCACGCAGCTTGGAGGAAATTGCCGATGTCTCGCGGGTCGAACGGAAAGAAATCGGGCGCACGTATCGATATATCGCTCAGGAACTGTCGCTTGAAATGAAGCCGGTCGATCCAAAGGAGTTCGTCCCGCGGTTTTGTTCCGAACTCGACTCGAGCGAAGAGGTTCAGGCGAAAGCCAACGAGATTATCGATACCACGGCGGCACAGGGAATGCTGTCAGGGAAATCTCCGACCGGGTTTGCCGCCGCTGCCATCTATGCTGCGTCGCTCCTGTGTAATGATAAGCGAACGCAGAAGGAGGTTGCAGCCGTTGCCCAAGTCACCGAAGTCACCATTCGAAATCGATATCAAGAGCAGATTAAAGCAATGGGACTCAGCTAG
- a CDS encoding RNA-guided endonuclease InsQ/TnpB family protein, whose protein sequence is MEVRRTVPVVLDVDSDDAVLLEDTVDTFLWCAQYVVDHAFHGEYVTTSKTILDDETYDDVRKETDGFNSGLVQAARNKAAEACKSVVARWKKGKKASKPRLTSPHVVYDKRTATFHDEYVSLATTDGRIEADYLLPDDDNGTPHSEHLFSEEYETTGAELHYRDGTWVLHVHCKKDVESDTSEQATTENGTVLGVDLGVNTLAVTSTGTFWPGDEFDHWRREYEKRRGSLQQCGTRWAHENIQSVGRKEDGRFKLMLHHISNELVDEARENGCSVIAFEDLTNIRERTGASWGHKWAFARLYDYVEYKAEAYDIAVEQVTSENTSRRCSHCGFTHPDNRDGEDFECLKCGYENHADYNAAKNIGLRYLRRTQTGSDGGAPLGVRLNSGMLNENGGYSPAEESARTGVHAESHRFSGG, encoded by the coding sequence ATGGAAGTGCGGCGTACTGTCCCCGTTGTACTCGACGTGGACAGCGACGATGCCGTACTCCTTGAAGACACCGTCGACACGTTCCTGTGGTGCGCTCAGTACGTCGTAGACCACGCCTTCCACGGCGAATACGTCACCACCAGCAAAACCATACTAGACGACGAAACCTACGACGACGTGCGAAAGGAGACGGACGGCTTCAATAGTGGGCTGGTGCAAGCCGCTCGTAATAAGGCCGCCGAAGCCTGCAAGAGCGTCGTCGCCCGCTGGAAAAAGGGGAAGAAAGCGTCGAAACCACGCCTCACCAGCCCACACGTCGTCTACGACAAGCGCACCGCCACCTTCCACGATGAGTACGTGAGCCTCGCCACCACGGACGGTCGAATCGAAGCCGACTACTTGCTACCGGACGACGATAATGGTACACCGCACTCGGAGCACCTGTTTTCCGAGGAGTACGAGACGACGGGCGCGGAACTGCACTATCGGGACGGTACCTGGGTGCTTCACGTCCACTGCAAGAAGGACGTGGAGTCAGACACGTCGGAACAGGCGACCACTGAGAACGGAACGGTTCTCGGGGTTGACCTCGGCGTGAACACCCTCGCCGTCACCAGCACAGGCACGTTCTGGCCGGGTGACGAGTTCGATCACTGGCGCAGAGAATACGAGAAACGACGCGGTTCGCTCCAGCAATGCGGGACGCGCTGGGCGCATGAGAATATCCAGTCGGTCGGGCGGAAAGAAGACGGTCGGTTCAAGCTGATGCTTCATCACATCAGCAACGAGTTGGTCGACGAAGCTCGTGAGAACGGCTGTTCCGTGATTGCGTTCGAGGATTTGACCAACATCCGCGAGCGGACTGGCGCATCGTGGGGGCACAAGTGGGCGTTCGCCCGCCTGTACGATTACGTCGAGTACAAGGCTGAAGCATACGATATCGCGGTCGAACAGGTAACCTCTGAAAACACGTCACGGCGGTGTTCGCACTGCGGGTTCACCCACCCTGACAACCGTGATGGCGAGGACTTCGAGTGCTTGAAATGCGGGTACGAGAACCACGCTGACTACAATGCGGCCAAAAACATTGGACTGCGATATCTCCGTCGCACCCAAACTGGGAGTGACGGAGGCGCACCCTTGGGCGTGCGCTTGAACAGCGGGATGTTGAACGAGAACGGAGGCTATTCTCCTGCCGAGGAATCGGCCAGAACGGGAGTCCACGCTGAATCCCACCGCTTTAGCGGTGGGTAG